One genomic window of Scatophagus argus isolate fScaArg1 chromosome 16, fScaArg1.pri, whole genome shotgun sequence includes the following:
- the LOC124072827 gene encoding uncharacterized protein LOC124072827, which yields MWSCKGCAETVPSRSKLLHHYKLKHPHFGRSSRYPCTYQHCPCTFKTWNALIVHQSKIHTTGVPHKKEAIFNCHICSCTDLASDKDYFSHINAHLKRNETVTCMFLGCDFKTNIYCTFKSHKNRKHRHHTLVDFKPEIVITTRISSVNELEENSEECVEQPDTAIPSNTHSHTEDLQMVIEHRFAATLLKLEHLVHVLTSAVDEFLGELHHLICSAPLPLSCDTVRDIFLQRNLSVDELVIRETVDAICSGNPVQRSIQKGGSLSTAYLRKQYYKDNFGVIEPVEYILDAKNKRSYQYVPILKSLQQLLNREDIITKVVDSHQRQEGTYSGVTHQYRSTRDGSLFKENCFFAGKKPRIILNFYVDDFETCQPVDTDILSSNESTSSRSSWPDVFHVPKFSHDAEVPAEFLYIKRRRKGNIRKIWGQRSRIAVVRMSSAIQCEQLQMRSVRYVNGGGGGGERRRRRPGGEKKIIPSAGCLHRLW from the exons ATGTGGAGTTGTAAGGGGTGTGCAGAAACTGTACCAAGTAGGTCCAAGCTTTTACATCACTACAAGTTAAAGCATCCACATTTTGGACGTAGTTCTCGCTATCCATGTACATACCAGCACTGTCCATGCACATTTAAGACTTGGAATGCCCTTATTGTCCACCAAAGTAAAATCCACACCACAGGTGTTCCTCACAAAAAAGAAGCTATATTCAATTGTCACATTTGTAGCTGTACTGATTTAGCATCAGACAAGGATTATTTTTCTCATATAAATGCACATCTCAAACGAAATGAGACAGTCACTTGTATGTTTTTAGGTTGTGACTTTAAGACAAACATTTATTGTacttttaaatcacacaaaaaccGAAAACACCGCCATCACACATTGGTTGATTTTAAACCAGAAATAGTTATAACTACAAGGATATCATCTGTGAATGAACTGGAAGAAAATAGTGAGGAGTGTGTTGAGCAGCCAGATACTGCCATTCCTTCAAACACTCATTCTCATACTGAAGACTTGCAGATGGTCATTGAGCATAGATTTGCAGCCACTTTGCTGAAGTTAGAACATTTGGTCCATGTGCTAACTTCAGCTGTAGATGAATTTCTCGGGGAACTCCATCATTTAATCTGTTCTGCCCCTTTGCCATTATCTTGTGACACTGTGCGTGACATCTTTCTTCAGAGAAACCTGTCTGTTGATGAACTTGTAATTAGAGAAACGGTTGATGCAATTTGTTCTGGCAATCCAGTGCAAAGGTCCATACAAAAAGGAGGATCTCTAAGTACAGCCTATCTGCGTAAGCAGTATTACAAGGATAACTTTGGGGTTATAGAACCAGTTGAATACATTCTTGATGCTAAAAACAAACGCAGTTACCAGTATGTCCCAATATTGAAGTCCTTACAGCAGCTGTTAAATAGAGAGGATATCATTACAAAAGTGGTTGACAGTCATCAAAGACAGGAAGGCACATATTCTGGTGTGACACATCAGTACAGATCCACAAGGGACGGCTCTCTATTTAAGGAAAATTGTTTCTTTGCTGGAAAAAAGCCAAGGATTATCCTAAATTTTTATGTTGATGACTTTGAAACCT GTCAACCTGTGGATACAGATATACTGTCCTCAAATGAGTCTACAAGCTCACGGTCCTCCTGGCCAGATGTGTTTCATGTACCCAAGTTCTCCCATGACGCAG AGGTCCCTGCGGAGTTCCTCTACATCAAACGAAGGCGGAAGGGGAATATAC GTAAAATCTGGGGTCAGAGGAGCAGAATTGCTGTCGTCCGCATGAGCAGTGCGATTCAGTGCGAGCAGTTGCAAATGCGCTCCGTGCGCTACGTCAATggcggagggggaggaggggaaagaaggAGACGGCGGCCCGGCGGAGAGAAGAAGATCATTCCCTCTGCCGGATGCCTGCATCGGCTGTggtaa